A DNA window from Cutaneotrichosporon cavernicola HIS019 DNA, chromosome: 2 contains the following coding sequences:
- the DOM34 gene encoding uncharacterized protein (May function in recognizing stalled ribosomes and triggering endonucleolytic cleavage of the mRNA, a mechanism to release non-functional ribosomes and degrade damaged mRNAs) produces the protein MKLVNKQIEKDGSGWVELIPEDEEDMWHVYNLISEGDQVRAKTDRKVHSTSNTGTTTSYRVQLALTILVKRTMFSAAASTETTGDQSTHRAVMGITGQVTEANDYVRIGAYHTLELERGRKFRLTKATGWDSIALERISESTRPGRGAEIGAVVCGEGTAAICLLSEHMTVVRQRIDVPVPRKRSGTSSHDKAMASFLSTVYASILRLIPFDTLKVVVIASPGFTKDTLYDYIFQQATETNNKPLLGARSKFLRVHSNTPHVHSLVEALRDPGVAKMLQGAKFAKEGLALDKFHKMLSTDELRAWYGPKHVALAVDRGAVGTLLISDDLFRAADPEKRNRYVQMVDEVRARGGEAVIFSSMHETGIQLNLLTGIAAILTYPLDIEVVEMEEREEAERLEREAAEAASGGTTPAASGSTTPFRSDGI, from the exons AAGGCGACCAGGTCCGCGCAAAGACGGACCGCAAAGTCCACAGCACGAGCAACACGGgcacgacgacgtcgtaCCGCGTCCAATTGGCGCTGACTATCCTCGTCAAGCGG ACAATGTTCTCGGCTGCCGCAAGCACCGAAACCACCGGCGACCAGTCGACCCACCGTGCCGTCATGGGTATTACCGGACAGGTCACCGAGGCCAACGACTATGTCCGCATTGGGGCGTATCATACCCTCGAACTTGAGAGGGGGAGAAAGTTCCGCCTGACCAAGGCTACGGGGTGGGATAGTATAGCGTTGGAACGGATTAGCGAGAGTACCCGTCCAGGACGGGGGGCAGAGATTGGAGCCGTTGTTTGTGGAGAGGGGACCGCGGCGATTTGTCTCTTGTCGGAGCATATGACTGTTGTGCGGCAGCGGATTGATGTGCCAGTGCCCAGGAAGCGGAGTGGGACTAGCAGCCACGACAAG GCCATGGCCAGCTTCCTCAGCACGGTATACGcctccatcctccgccTGATCCCCTTCGACAcgctcaaggtcgtcgtcatcgcctCGCCCGGCTTCACAAAGGACACGCTGTACGACTACATTTTCCAGCAGGCAACCGAGACGAACAACAAGCccctccttggcgcgcgctCAAAGTTCCTCCGCGTCCACTCGAACACGCCACATGTCCATTCCCTTGTTGAGGCGTTACGCGACCCCGGCGTGGCCAAGATGCTCCAGGGAGCAAAGTTTGCCAAAGAGGGTCTGGCGCTTGACAA GTTTCACAAGATGCTCTCGACGGACGAGCTGCGGGCGTGGTATGGGCCCAAGCacgtcgcgcttgccgtCGACCGCGGGGCTGTTGGCACTCTGCTTATTTCGGATGATCTTTTCCGCGCAGCCGATCCAGAGAAGCGCAACCGATATGTCCAGATGGTTGATGAGGTGCGCGCACGCGGTGGCGAGGCTGTCATCTTCTCGTCGATGCACGAGACAGGCATACAGCTCAACCTTCTCACTGGCATTGCTGCCATTCTCACCTACCCCCTTGACAttgaggtcgtcgagatggaggaacgcgaggaggccgagcgcctcgaacgtgaagcggccgaggctgcATCGGGGGGCACCACGCCTGCTGCGAGCggatcgacgacgccgtTCAGGTCGGACGGCATCTAG